A part of Terriglobus roseus genomic DNA contains:
- a CDS encoding ribonuclease HI family protein, which yields MSTGDLFASPQPSSPRNTAAITLLAHCDGGARGNPGPAGYGAVIAKEDGVVLAELSEFLGFKTNNFAEYSGLLGVLQWALDNGYTRLKVVSDSELMVKQIQGKYKVNSPDLRPLFEEAKRRIARLDLFNISHALRHKNKTADRLANEAMDRGMGKTPAPAKATPYPQKSSEPAAPRRMDPVPQRSEVSAPPQGEMLRGFVRDGAIHLLGGKSLPDGVFVKIIRE from the coding sequence ATGTCTACCGGAGATCTATTCGCGTCGCCCCAGCCTTCGTCCCCCCGCAACACCGCAGCCATTACTCTTCTGGCCCATTGCGATGGCGGAGCACGAGGTAATCCTGGTCCTGCGGGATATGGTGCCGTTATTGCGAAAGAAGATGGCGTTGTTCTCGCAGAACTAAGCGAATTCCTTGGATTCAAGACAAACAACTTTGCCGAATACAGCGGCCTGCTGGGTGTTCTTCAGTGGGCTTTGGATAACGGTTACACGCGCCTCAAGGTCGTCAGCGACAGCGAGCTGATGGTGAAACAGATCCAGGGCAAGTACAAGGTCAATAGCCCTGATCTCCGGCCGCTCTTCGAAGAAGCCAAACGGCGGATTGCGCGCCTGGACCTGTTCAACATCAGCCATGCCCTGCGGCACAAGAACAAAACCGCGGACCGGCTTGCCAATGAGGCCATGGATCGCGGCATGGGGAAGACACCAGCTCCCGCAAAGGCCACTCCATATCCCCAAAAGTCTTCGGAGCCAGCAGCTCCTCGTCGGATGGATCCTGTCCCTCAACGGTCCGAAGTGTCAGCTCCCCCCCAAGGGGAAATGCTGCGTGGCTTCGTTCGTGATGGCGCTATTCATTTATTGGGTGGGAAGTCATTGCCGGATGGCGTCTTCGTAAAGATCATCCGCGAATAG
- a CDS encoding peroxiredoxin: MKIGDIVDFTLNDQDGNSVSLSQFRGSPVVLFFYPRADTPGCTVEACEFRDIYSKLKSAGAILLGISRDTESKQKKFATKFSLPYTLLADPELTVAKKFDVVRDATMYGKPVIKIERSTFLFDREGKLSAEFRKVKPEGHAAEMLEAIGKA, from the coding sequence ATGAAGATTGGCGACATCGTAGACTTTACGCTCAACGACCAGGACGGCAACAGCGTCTCTCTTTCACAGTTTCGCGGATCGCCCGTGGTGCTGTTTTTCTACCCTCGCGCAGACACGCCGGGCTGCACCGTAGAAGCCTGCGAATTTCGCGACATTTACAGCAAACTGAAGTCCGCAGGGGCGATTTTGCTGGGCATTTCGCGCGATACAGAGTCGAAGCAGAAGAAGTTCGCCACAAAATTTTCGCTGCCTTACACCCTGTTGGCAGATCCGGAACTAACTGTAGCCAAAAAGTTTGATGTGGTGCGCGACGCCACCATGTATGGCAAGCCCGTGATCAAAATTGAGCGATCAACGTTCTTGTTTGATCGCGAAGGCAAACTCTCAGCTGAATTCCGCAAGGTAAAGCCGGAAGGCCATGCAGCAGAGATGCTTGAGGCTATCGGTAAGGCCTAG